From Skermanella sp. TT6, a single genomic window includes:
- a CDS encoding mitofilin family membrane protein, with protein MSPRPPDQSDNDPTVPDPSDGTNPTGSAAERIIEKFGGIRPMAHKLGMPVTTVQGWKKRGAIPSARHPDLLAAAGRHNVSLDQAELDAAAPADERASEERAVEDRTADETTPAGTVAPEPSATDTPTGETPSATPWTSPRSYERPADTSTEPETETATRTMAEPTHHDPEPVRTSEPARSSGGGKGLATLAILLALAGTGAAVTAPQWGPQVIPQIWPPRTGADTGASQQISALEQRVQELASRGTDTAPLDERISQLEQRLSEVSQAQSQQQQQPEQSGPAGLDQAQVESIVQDRVQQLAGRVAALEQRPQPQAGVDRQALDARVAPLEQQLQALSQVRDRVQQLEGRVGTLDQQQAQAISQLRSSVAGLEQEANRLAQEINNTSNRAAQVAETLTLRQAQESKAQALVLAAGQLRATLQSSRPFSSELSAVRAVNLQDPQVVQALNAIEPHAADGIPTEAQLNERFSDVAGEIVRAGVLASGEGGQWWDKALSTASSLVNVRRTAGEIEGSGADAITARAERHLKSGRLDEAVKELGTLTGEPAKVAQPWIEDAKARLAANEAGALLTGQAIARLSGSAGGNQ; from the coding sequence ATGAGTCCCCGTCCCCCCGACCAATCGGATAACGACCCGACCGTGCCGGATCCGTCCGACGGCACCAACCCGACCGGCTCCGCAGCCGAGCGCATCATCGAGAAGTTCGGCGGCATCCGCCCCATGGCCCACAAGCTGGGCATGCCGGTCACGACGGTCCAGGGATGGAAGAAGCGCGGCGCGATCCCCAGCGCGCGCCATCCCGACCTGCTCGCCGCCGCCGGCCGCCACAACGTGTCGCTGGACCAGGCCGAACTCGACGCGGCCGCCCCGGCCGACGAGCGTGCCAGCGAGGAACGCGCGGTCGAGGATCGCACGGCGGACGAGACGACGCCCGCCGGCACCGTCGCGCCGGAGCCCTCGGCCACCGACACGCCGACGGGCGAGACTCCCTCGGCCACTCCCTGGACCAGCCCGCGCAGCTACGAGCGGCCCGCGGACACCTCGACCGAGCCCGAAACAGAAACCGCGACCAGGACCATGGCTGAGCCGACCCACCACGATCCAGAGCCGGTCCGCACGTCCGAGCCCGCCCGGTCCTCCGGCGGCGGCAAGGGCCTCGCGACCTTGGCCATCCTGCTGGCGCTGGCCGGCACCGGAGCGGCCGTCACGGCACCCCAGTGGGGGCCGCAGGTGATCCCCCAGATCTGGCCGCCGCGCACCGGTGCCGATACCGGTGCTTCCCAGCAGATCTCCGCACTCGAGCAGCGGGTCCAGGAGCTGGCCTCGCGCGGCACGGACACCGCGCCGCTGGACGAGCGGATCTCCCAGCTCGAGCAGCGCCTGTCCGAAGTGTCCCAGGCGCAGTCGCAGCAGCAGCAGCAGCCGGAGCAGTCCGGTCCCGCCGGCCTCGACCAGGCCCAGGTCGAATCGATCGTGCAGGACCGCGTCCAGCAGCTTGCCGGCCGGGTCGCCGCGCTGGAGCAGCGGCCCCAGCCGCAGGCGGGCGTCGACCGCCAGGCGCTCGACGCCCGCGTCGCCCCGCTGGAGCAGCAGCTCCAGGCACTCTCCCAGGTCCGCGACCGGGTGCAGCAGCTCGAAGGCCGGGTCGGCACGCTCGACCAGCAGCAGGCGCAGGCCATCTCGCAGCTGCGCAGCAGCGTCGCCGGGCTGGAGCAGGAGGCCAACCGCCTCGCCCAGGAGATCAACAACACCTCGAACCGCGCCGCCCAGGTGGCCGAGACGCTGACCCTGCGCCAGGCCCAGGAAAGCAAGGCCCAGGCCCTGGTGCTCGCCGCCGGCCAACTCCGCGCGACGCTCCAGAGCTCGCGGCCCTTCTCGTCCGAACTGTCGGCCGTACGCGCGGTCAACCTGCAGGACCCGCAGGTGGTGCAGGCGCTGAACGCGATCGAGCCCCATGCCGCCGACGGGATCCCGACCGAGGCGCAGCTGAACGAGAGGTTCTCCGACGTCGCGGGCGAGATCGTCCGCGCCGGGGTGCTCGCCAGCGGCGAAGGCGGCCAGTGGTGGGACAAGGCGCTCTCGACCGCTTCCTCCCTGGTCAATGTCCGGCGGACCGCCGGCGAGATCGAGGGCAGCGGCGCCGACGCGATCACCGCCCGGGCGGAGCGCCACCTGAAGTCCGGCCGCCTGGACGAGGCCGTCAAGGAGCTCGGGACCCTGACCGGCGAGCCGGCGAAAGTGGCCCAGCCCTGGATCGAGGACGCCAAGGCGCGCCTCGCCGCCAACGAGGCCGGCGCGCTGCTGACCGGCCAGGCCATCGCCCGCCTGTCGGGCTCCGCCGGAGGCAACCAATAA
- the tsaD gene encoding tRNA (adenosine(37)-N6)-threonylcarbamoyltransferase complex transferase subunit TsaD, translating into MIVLGIETSCDETAAAVVTDRREILGDVVLSQLSDHRPYGGVVPEIAARAHLDHLDGLVRRAMDEAGIGFDRLDGVAATGGPGLIGGVIVGVMTAKAIAAVQGLPFVAVNHLEGHALTARLTDPAPEGLAFPYLLLLVSGGHCQILAVEGVGRYRRLGTTIDDAVGEAFDKAAKLMGLGYPGGPLLERAAEGGDPARFELPRPMKGRPGCDFSFSGLKTAVRNRLDELPPGPLDPADVRDLAAGFQAAVGDVMVDRCARAMARFRAEHPTGDTLVVAGGVAANKYLRARLTALAEKQGFRFQAPPMRLCTDNAVMIAWAGLERLRLGQSDGLDFAPRPRWPLDPAARKPEGKGAKA; encoded by the coding sequence ATGATAGTTCTTGGCATCGAGACGAGCTGCGACGAGACGGCCGCCGCCGTCGTCACCGACCGGCGCGAGATCCTGGGCGACGTCGTGCTGTCCCAGCTCTCCGACCACCGCCCCTATGGCGGCGTCGTGCCCGAGATCGCCGCCCGTGCCCACCTGGACCACCTGGACGGCCTGGTCCGCCGCGCCATGGACGAGGCCGGCATCGGCTTCGACCGGCTCGACGGCGTCGCCGCGACCGGCGGGCCGGGGCTGATCGGCGGGGTGATCGTCGGCGTGATGACCGCCAAGGCGATCGCCGCCGTGCAGGGCCTGCCCTTCGTCGCGGTCAACCATCTGGAAGGCCACGCCCTGACCGCGCGGCTGACCGACCCCGCGCCGGAGGGCCTGGCCTTCCCGTACCTGCTGCTGCTGGTGTCGGGCGGCCATTGCCAGATCCTGGCGGTCGAGGGGGTCGGACGCTACCGGCGGCTCGGCACCACGATCGACGACGCGGTCGGCGAGGCGTTCGACAAGGCGGCCAAGCTGATGGGCCTGGGCTATCCCGGCGGGCCGCTGCTGGAACGGGCGGCAGAGGGCGGCGATCCCGCCCGGTTCGAGTTGCCGCGCCCGATGAAGGGGCGTCCGGGCTGCGACTTCTCCTTCTCCGGCCTGAAGACGGCGGTGCGCAACCGCCTGGACGAACTGCCGCCCGGCCCGCTCGATCCGGCCGATGTCCGCGACCTCGCCGCCGGGTTCCAGGCCGCCGTCGGAGACGTGATGGTCGACCGCTGCGCCCGGGCCATGGCCCGGTTCCGCGCCGAGCACCCGACCGGCGACACGTTGGTGGTGGCGGGCGGCGTCGCGGCCAACAAGTACCTGCGCGCACGGCTGACCGCCCTGGCGGAGAAGCAGGGGTTCCGTTTCCAGGCACCGCCGATGCGGTTGTGCACCGACAACGCCGTGATGATCGCCTGGGCCGGGCTGGAACGGCTCAGGCTCGGCCAGTCCGACGGCCTCGATTTCGCGCCCCGCCCCCGCTGGCCGCTCGACCCGGCCGCCCGCAAGCCGGAGGGCAAGGG
- a CDS encoding heme biosynthesis protein HemY, with the protein MTRAIWFLIKLAIVVAIAIYLVENPGAVTIDWQGYVINTSFAMLLLVTVVLIGIAALAYRLWRGIRGAPGAFGRRSRARKRERGYRALTRGMVAVAAGDAAGARRYAREADAMLRDPPLTMLLSAQAAQLNGDEKAAERYFQTMLERPETAFLGVRGLLTQAIRDGNQTEALQLARRAKSLQPQTPWVLTTLFDLETRAAQWGRAEQTLLDGMKSGAFPAEAGRHHRAALLLERSYEAELEGHHDDALRHAQAAAKLEPAFPPAASRLARLLARTGKHRKAGKVIEKAWSTRPHPELADAYRDISPDSDPLAQVKRFERLQSMVPNDPEGHVALARAAMAAKLWGEARNHLSKALAERPTDRVYRMLAELAEAEHGDIAAARDWLAKAANAEPDPIWVCKECGTLSKSWRSICAQCGAFDSMEWKLPSVAVRIAEPHRLPPARPPEPPAQPATTTTVVQQPEETPAASPTQETQRGTTAQQPQPAAG; encoded by the coding sequence ATGACCCGCGCCATCTGGTTCCTGATCAAGCTGGCGATCGTCGTCGCGATCGCCATCTATCTCGTCGAAAATCCCGGCGCGGTCACGATCGACTGGCAGGGCTACGTCATCAACACCTCCTTCGCCATGCTGCTGCTGGTGACGGTGGTCCTGATCGGGATCGCCGCGCTGGCCTACCGGCTGTGGCGCGGCATCCGGGGTGCACCGGGGGCCTTCGGCCGCCGCAGCCGGGCACGCAAGCGCGAGCGGGGCTATCGGGCGCTGACCCGCGGCATGGTCGCGGTCGCGGCCGGCGACGCCGCCGGCGCGCGCCGCTATGCCCGCGAGGCCGACGCCATGCTGCGCGACCCGCCGCTGACCATGCTGCTGTCGGCCCAGGCCGCCCAGCTGAACGGCGACGAGAAGGCGGCGGAACGCTATTTCCAGACCATGCTGGAACGGCCGGAGACGGCGTTCCTCGGCGTGCGCGGCCTGCTGACCCAGGCGATCCGCGACGGCAACCAGACCGAGGCGCTGCAGCTCGCCCGCCGGGCCAAGTCGCTCCAGCCGCAGACCCCGTGGGTGCTCACCACCCTGTTCGACCTGGAGACCCGGGCAGCCCAGTGGGGCCGGGCCGAGCAGACCCTGCTCGACGGCATGAAGTCGGGCGCCTTCCCGGCGGAGGCCGGCCGGCACCACCGCGCCGCCCTGCTGCTGGAACGCAGCTACGAGGCCGAGCTGGAAGGCCATCACGACGACGCCCTGCGCCACGCCCAGGCCGCCGCCAAGCTGGAGCCCGCGTTCCCGCCGGCCGCCTCGCGCCTGGCCCGCCTGCTGGCGCGCACCGGCAAGCACCGCAAGGCCGGCAAGGTGATCGAGAAGGCCTGGAGCACCCGGCCCCATCCCGAACTGGCCGACGCCTACCGCGACATCAGCCCGGACAGCGATCCGCTGGCCCAGGTCAAGCGGTTCGAGCGGCTCCAGTCCATGGTGCCCAACGATCCGGAGGGCCATGTGGCCCTGGCCCGCGCCGCCATGGCCGCCAAGCTGTGGGGCGAGGCCCGCAACCACCTGAGCAAGGCGCTGGCCGAGCGTCCGACCGACAGGGTCTACCGCATGCTGGCCGAACTGGCCGAGGCGGAGCACGGCGACATCGCCGCCGCCCGGGACTGGCTGGCCAAGGCCGCCAACGCCGAGCCGGACCCGATCTGGGTCTGCAAGGAGTGCGGCACCCTGTCCAAGTCCTGGCGCAGCATCTGCGCCCAGTGCGGCGCGTTCGACAGCATGGAATGGAAGCTGCCCAGCGTCGCCGTCCGGATCGCCGAACCCCACCGGCTTCCGCCCGCGAGGCCTCCGGAGCCGCCGGCCCAGCCGGCAACCACCACGACGGTGGTGCAGCAGCCGGAGGAGACGCCGGCCGCTTCTCCGACGCAGGAAACCCAGCGGGGAACCACGGCGCAGCAGCCGCAACCGGCTGCGGGTTAG
- a CDS encoding uroporphyrinogen-III synthase — protein sequence MTGQPQRTGPFPAGPRRILITRPREDSEALAAELRGRGFEPVIQPLLEIRYLPGPPLELDGVQAILFTSANGVRATAARTARRDLPALAVGDATARCAREAGFVRVESARGDVGSLARLVADRLDPAAGRLYHAAGSAVAGDLAGDLGRAGFSVERQVLYAAEPVTELPPGTVEALYAGTIDAVLFFSPRTAQSFVKVVQKAGLADRLGEILAFCLSEAVGTAVRTVGWRDILIACRPDQAALLDLIAPARTLSQPD from the coding sequence GTGACCGGGCAGCCCCAACGCACGGGACCCTTTCCCGCCGGACCGCGGCGCATCCTGATCACGCGCCCGCGCGAGGATTCCGAGGCGCTCGCCGCGGAACTGCGCGGGCGCGGCTTCGAGCCGGTGATCCAGCCGCTGCTGGAAATCCGGTATCTGCCCGGACCGCCGCTGGAGCTGGACGGCGTACAGGCGATCCTGTTCACGAGCGCAAACGGCGTACGAGCAACCGCAGCGCGTACGGCCAGGCGCGACCTGCCGGCACTGGCCGTCGGGGACGCCACCGCCCGATGTGCCCGGGAGGCCGGCTTCGTCCGGGTCGAAAGCGCCCGGGGCGATGTCGGCAGCCTCGCCCGGCTGGTGGCCGACCGCCTCGACCCCGCGGCGGGACGGCTGTACCATGCCGCCGGCAGCGCCGTCGCCGGCGACCTTGCCGGGGATCTCGGCCGGGCCGGCTTCTCGGTGGAGCGCCAGGTGCTGTACGCGGCCGAGCCGGTGACCGAGCTGCCGCCCGGGACGGTGGAGGCGCTGTACGCAGGTACAATCGACGCAGTCCTGTTTTTCTCTCCCCGGACGGCGCAAAGCTTTGTTAAGGTTGTTCAGAAGGCGGGGCTGGCCGATCGGCTCGGAGAAATCCTGGCTTTCTGCCTGAGCGAAGCGGTCGGTACGGCGGTGCGTACGGTGGGGTGGCGCGACATCCTCATCGCATGCCGGCCGGATCAGGCGGCTCTGCTTGATCTCATCGCGCCCGCCAGGACCCTTTCCCAGCCGGATTGA
- the hemC gene encoding hydroxymethylbilane synthase, with protein MSNPVRTGPVRIGTRGSPLALAQAHQTRARLAAAHAALAAPDAIEIVVIRTTGDRIQDRTLMEAGGKGLFTKEIEEALVAGSIDLAVHSMKDVPTWLPDGLEIRCLLPREDPRDAFFSNVAAHLDDLPEGAVVGTASLRRQAQVLARRPDLKVVPIRGNVETRLRKLADGEVDATLLALAGLKRLDMTDRITSVIEPDVMLPAVAQGAIGIETRVGDDRTNALLAPLTCEDTMVRVSAERALLAALDGSCRTPIAALANLDEAGTLTLDALVADPAGRQILGTARRGTAADALAMGRDAGEELKSLMPPDFFVP; from the coding sequence ATGAGCAACCCTGTGCGAACCGGCCCCGTCCGTATCGGCACGCGCGGCAGCCCCCTGGCGCTGGCGCAGGCCCACCAGACCCGCGCCCGCCTGGCCGCGGCCCATGCCGCGCTGGCGGCTCCCGACGCGATCGAGATCGTGGTGATCAGGACCACCGGCGACCGCATCCAGGACCGTACCCTGATGGAGGCCGGCGGCAAGGGTCTCTTCACCAAGGAGATCGAGGAGGCGCTGGTCGCCGGGTCGATCGACCTTGCGGTCCATTCCATGAAGGACGTGCCGACCTGGCTGCCCGACGGGCTGGAGATCCGCTGCCTGCTGCCGCGCGAGGACCCGCGCGACGCCTTCTTCTCCAACGTCGCCGCCCATCTCGACGACCTGCCGGAAGGCGCCGTGGTCGGCACCGCGAGCCTGCGCCGCCAGGCCCAGGTGCTGGCGCGGCGGCCCGACCTGAAGGTGGTGCCGATCCGGGGCAACGTGGAGACGCGGCTGCGCAAGCTGGCCGACGGCGAGGTCGACGCGACCCTGCTGGCGCTCGCCGGGCTGAAGCGGCTCGACATGACCGACCGGATCACCTCGGTGATCGAGCCCGACGTCATGCTGCCGGCGGTGGCGCAGGGCGCCATCGGGATCGAGACCCGGGTCGGCGACGACCGGACCAACGCGCTGCTGGCCCCGCTCACCTGCGAGGACACCATGGTCCGGGTCTCGGCGGAACGGGCGCTGCTGGCGGCGCTCGACGGCTCCTGCCGCACGCCGATCGCGGCGCTGGCCAATCTCGACGAGGCCGGCACCCTGACGCTCGACGCGCTGGTGGCCGATCCCGCCGGCAGGCAGATCCTCGGCACGGCGCGCCGGGGAACCGCGGCCGATGCCCTCGCCATGGGCCGCGACGCCGGGGAGGAGCTGAAAAGCCTGATGCCGCCGGACTTCTTCGTGCCGTGA